Part of the Amycolatopsis sp. 195334CR genome is shown below.
GCAACTCCGTCGGTTACATCGTGATGGAGTACATCGGCGGTCAGTCGCTGCGGCAGCTCGCCCTGGCCCACCACCGCACCGCGGGCCGCGCCGAGCCGCTGCCGATCGGCCAGGTGATCGCCTACGGGCTGGAGATCCTGCCCGCGATGGGCTATCTGCACAGCCAGAACCTGCTCTACTGCGACCTCAAGCCGGACAACGTGATCCAGACCCACGAGCAGCTCAAGCTGATCGACATGGGCGCGGTCCGGCGGATGGACGACTACGAGAGCCCGCTGTTCTTCACCACCGGGTACAGCGCGCCCGAACTGGCCACGCACGGCGCTTCGGTGGCCTCGGACCTCTACACCGTCGGCCGCACGCTGGCCGTGCTGAGCTTCGAGTTCACCGGCTACACCAACAAGTACAAGTCCACCCTGCCGCCGGTCGACCAGGTGCCGCTGTTCGCGCTCTTCGGTTCGTACCACCGGTTCCTGAAGCGGTCCACGCACGCCGACCCGGACCGCCGGTTCCTCTCCGCCGAGGAGATGGGCGACCAGCTCACCGGTGTGCTGCGCGAGATCATGGCCATGGGCACCGGGAAACCGCGGCCCGGCGCGTCCACCGTGTTCGGCCCGGAGACCCGGTCGTTCGGGGTGGACATGGACGTGCCGGAGGCGGGCCGGCCGGTGCCGCTGCCCAGTCCGGATGACGTGGTCGGCGGGCTGCCGGTGCCGCAGGTCGACACCGACGACCCGGCGGCGGGCGTGCTGGCCACCACCGCCGCGGCCGATCCGCGCGAGGCGATCGAGGCGCTGGTGAACGCGCCGCACAACTCGATCGAGGTGCGACTGCGGATCGTGCGGGCGCGGATCGAGCTGGGCGAACTGGCCGAGGCCAACCGCCAGCTGCAGGCCGCGCAGTACCTGGCGGTCAAGAACGGATTCCCGCACGACTGGCGGATCGACTGGTACCGCGGCCTGATCGAGCTGGCCGGCGGGCGGCCGCGGGTGGCGCAGGTGGCCTTCGACGCGGTCTACGACGAACTGCCCGGTGAGATCGCGCCGAAGCTGGCGCTGGCGATCAGCGCGGAGGCCAACGGCGACCCGTTCGGCGCGTCCCGGTTCTACGAGCTGGTGTGGAAGACCGACCACAGCTACGTCAGCGCCGCGTTCGGCCTGGCGCGGGTGTACCTGGCGCAGGGCGCGCGGGCGGGCGCGATCGAGGTGCTGGAGTCGGTTTCGTCCTCGTCCTCGCACTACATCGCCGCGCAGGTGGCCGCGATCAAGATCAAGACGCGGCCGAACCGGGAGTCCGGTGTGGCCTCGGACCGCGACCTGCTCGACGCCGGCGCTCGCATCGAACGCCTCTCGCTCGACGCGGAACGCCGCACGCGGCTCTCGGCGGAGGTGCTGGAAGCGGCGTACGGCTTCGTGCGCGCGGGCGCCGCGAAGCCGGAGACGCATCGCGGGCTGAAGGTGCTGGGCTGCGAACTGGCTTCGGAGCGGGAACTCCGCTTCGGCCTGGAACGCTGCTACCGCACCCTGGCCCGGCTCGTCAGTACGACGGATCAACGAATCGCCTTGGTGGACAAGGCAAACGCCATCCGCCCACGCACGCTCACCTGAGTGCGGTGAATGTGGCTTTCACTGCGGAATCCGCAGTGAAAGCCACATTCACAGCGCCCGCAGCTCCACGATGGTCACGTCTGGTGGGGCGCCTACCCGTACCGGCGGGCCCCAGAAACCCGCTCCCCGCGTCACGTACAGCTGCGTGTTCCCGTGTTGTGAAAGGCCTGCGACGGCGCCCTGTTGCAGGCTCACCAGCAGCTCGAACGGCGTGATCTGCCCACCGTGCGTGTGCCCTGAAAGCTGCAGGTCCACATCGTGCGCGACGGCGTCCGCGACATCCACCGGCTGGTGTGCCAGCAGCACCACCGCGCGCGAAGGATCGCGACCCTGCAGAGCCTTGCCGACGTCCGCGTCGTCCTGCCACTGGTAGGCCGTCGCGTCGTTGACGCCCGCGAGGTCGAAGGTGCCGCCGTTGTGCGTGATGGGCACGCGTTCGTTGCGCAGCGGGCGGATACCGAGCGTCGGCACGTGGTCGACCCATTCGGTGTACCCCGAGTAGTACTCGTGGTTGCCGGTCACGAAGAACGTGCCGTGCGTGCTTCGCAGCTCCCGCAACGGTTCCGCGGCCTCCGCCAGGTGCTCGACCGTGCCGTCGACCAGGTCGCCGACGATCGCCACCGCGTCCGGGCGCTGTTCGTTGACCAGGTCCACCACGCGCTGCGTGAACGACCGGCCCAGCAGCGGCCCCAGGTGCACGTCGCTGATCAGGGCGATCCGGAACCCCGACGCCCGCGGGTCCAGCCGCCGCAGGGTGATCGGGACCTGGCTCACCGTCGGCCCGCCCATCGCCACGGAAGTGCCGTAGCCGACGATGCCGACCGCGGCCGCACCGGCGATCGCCGCGGTGCCGCGCGCCAGGAACACCCGGCGGCTGACCCCGGCGATCGGCTCCTCCGACTTCGCCCACTTCCGCAGGAACAGCCGCGGCACCTCGAGCACCAGCGTGGCCAGCATCAGGTAGTAGAACAGCGCCAGCCACAGGTACCCGGGCCAGGCGAACCACTGCGCCACCGCCGGATCCGACCGCGTGCCGAAGACGAAGGCGGCGATCATGAACGCCACCAGCAGGATCAGCGCCACCGCCGCCACCCGGCGCACGAGCCCCGGTGACGTGGTGTCGCGCACCAACCGCTTCCAGATGTAGATGTGCAGGAGCGCCAGGCCCCCGCCGACGACGAGCAGGAACATCAGGGGTTGATGTCCCAGTCCCGCTCCGCCGCCCGGCCGCTGGCCTTCAGCCGCTCGACCGACTCCTCACCGGCGTGCTTCGCGAAGTGCTCGAAGCCCACCTGCACGAACAGCCCGCGCGCCCGCAGCGCGATCGGACCGTCCTCGGCGTCGAGGCGGCCGTCCGCGCTGACGTAGATCTTGCGCCCGGCGACGCCGTCGAGCTTGGCTTGGATGAACAACGTCGAGCCGACCGGCACCGGCTTCACGAAGTCGGTCTCCAGCTTCCCGGTCACCGCGGGCCGTCGCAGCAGGTGCCCGACGGTGGCGCCGAGCGCCTCGTCGAACGCGCAGGCCAGCAACCCGCCGTGGGCCAGGCCCGGCGCGCCCTGGTGCGCCTCGGTGACCAGGAACTGCGAGGTCACCGTGCCGCCTTCACCGACGGTCGAGCGCAGCCGCAGCCCGGCGTCCTGCTGGTCGCCGCAGCCGAAGCAGTGCTCGTAGTGCATGCCGAGCTTCGTACCGGCGGGCGGCGCCTGCGGGTGCGGTACCGCGGGCTCGGTCTCCACCGGCGGCCACGGCTGGGGCGACTTGGTCATGCGCCCACGTTAATACGACTACGCGAAGTGGTTGAAAGCGCACTTACTTCGCGGCGGCCGCCCGCCCGCGCCGGGTGATCCGCGAACTGACGATGCCCCGCAGCGACACCCCGGCCGTCTCCGGCAGCAGCAGGATCGGGATCGCCGCGATCGCGCCCGCCGCCATCAGGTAGAACGCCGGCCACAGCGTGTTCCCGGTCGAGTCCACCAGCGAACCGACGATGTAGGGCGCGGTCCCGGCGAACGCCGCGGTGGAGAAGTTGTACCCGATCGAGAACGCGCCGTAGCGGACCTGCGTCGGGAACATCGCGGGCAGCGTCGAGGCCACCACCGACAGGAACAACACCAGGCACAGCCCGAACAGCGCCAGCCCGCCACCGAGCATCAGCGCGTTCACCCCGGTGTCCGTCTTGCTGTTCTCCATCAGCGTGAACGCCGGGATCGGCACCACCAGGAACCCCGCGCAGCAGGTGATCAGGATGGGTTTCCGGCCGATCCTGTCCGACAGCGAGCCGATCGGCACGATCACCGCGAGCATGCCGAGGATCACCGCCATCACGATCAGCAGCGGCGCGTGGCCCTCGAGCTTCAGCACGTCCTTCAGGTACGTCTCGATGTAGCCGAACATCATCCAGTCGCCCACGTTGAGCAGGATGACCAGGCCGATCAGGTGCAGGATCGACTTCCAGTGCTTGCTGAGCAGCTCCTTCAGCGGCGACTTCGAGACCTGCTTGGCCTTCTCGATCTCCTGGAACACCGGGGTGTCCTCGAGCTTGTTCCGCAGGTACAGCCCGACCAGGCCGAGCGGCCCGGCGAGCAGGAACGGGATGCGCCAGCCCCAGTCGGCCATCGCCTCGTTGCCCAGCAGCACGGTCGCCAGCGTCACCGTGCCCGCGCCGAGGAAGAACCCGACCAGCGTGCCGAACTCCAGCCAGCTGCCGAGGAAACCGCGCTTGCGGTCCGGCGCGTACTCGGCGATGAAGGTGGCCGCGCCGCCGTACTCCCCACCGGCGGAGAACCCCTGCAGCGCGCGCAACAGGATCACCAGCACCGCGGCGGCGGGCCCGATGGTCTCCCACGACGGCAGCAGGCCGATCACGAAGGTGGAGCCGGACATCAGGATCACGGTCAGGGCGAGCACCTTCTGCCTGCCCAGCTTGTCGCCGAGCGGGCCGAGCACGACGCTGCCGAACGGCCGGATCACGAACGTCACCGCGAGCAGCGCGAACGTGGCGAGCGCGCCTTCGGAGGTGCTGCCCGCGTTGAAGAAGACCTGGCCGAGGATGGCCGGCATGAAGCCGAAGACCCCGAAGTCGTACCACTCGATGCAATTGCCCATCGCCGAACCGGCGACGGCTTTCCGGATCTGCTTCGGATCCGCTTCCCGCGGCGCCGCGTCCGTGGCGCCGACCGCCTGATCGCTCATTCGTCGACCCTAGAACGGCTGTTGGAAACTTTCTAGCTGGACGCCTTAGTGGACGGTGGGGCCGGGATGTGTGGTTTGGAGCCCGGCGACTGCGGCGGCGCGGAATTCGGCATATCCGCAGGTGAGGAGCTGGACGGCTGGGCGGCCGGGGGTGCGGAGGGCGCGGCGGGCGTGCTTTTCCTGGAGGTTTCGGATGGTTCCGGCGCACCGGTCGGGACGGGCATTTCCGGCATGCTCGACGTCGGTGGTGACGGCGGCGGCGGGGCGATGCTCAATGGGGGTTTCGCGGGCATCACCGGCGCGGGTGGCGCGGGTACAGCGGCATTGCCGGTGAAGAAGACCACCAGCACCGCGACCCCGATCGTGGTGCTCGCGCTCGCCGCGATCGCGAGCCGTTTGCGCAGCCGCCGGATCCGGGTGCCGCGGGCGGCGATCTCGTCGGCACGCAGGCCCAGCGGGGGCCCCTCACCCGCGCCGGTGGTGGCCAGCAGCCGCCGGATCTCCGTCGGGTCGTTCTCGGTCATGTGCTGCCTCCCTTCGACGTGAGCGAGAGTTCGTGGAAGTGCGGGCCGAGCCGGTCGCGCAGGGTGGCCAGGCCGCGGGCGCTCTGGCTCTTCACGTTCCCGGTGGAGCAGCGCAGGGCCGCCGCGGTCTCCTCCACGCTCAGATCGTGCCAAAACCGCAGCACCAGCACGGCGCGTTGCTTCGGCGGCACCGCGGCGAGCGCGCGCAGCACCAGCATGCGCTGCTCGGGGCCGCCCGGTTCGCCCGCCTGCTCCGGCGGGAGGTCGGTGAGCTGCTCTCGACGGCGCCACGGCCGTCGCCGTTCGGCCAGGAAGGTCCGGGTGACGACCTGGCGGGCGTAGGCGTCGAGGCGGTCGTGCCGCTCCAGCTTCGGCCAGGCGAGGTAGAGCTTCAGCAGCGCGGCCTGGGTGATGTCCTCGGCGTGGTGCCAGTCGCCGCAGAGCAGGTAGGCGGTGGACCGCAACTGGTGCGCGCGCTCGCCGAAGAACCGGGCGAACTCGTCGTCGTACGACGAGTCCGGCCCGGTCGACGCGGTCCGGCGCTTCAACGGATCAGCGGTTGTCGCCCGTCGGCCCGGCCGGGATGGCCTTCGGCACACCGGGCGCGGCCGGCTTGGTCGACGGCGGCGCGGGAGCCGCGGACGGCGCCGGCACGGCGGGCTTCGACGAGGACGGCACCGCGGTGGGCGGCGGTCCCGGCTGCTCCGCGGGCGCGGAGGTGGGCGCGGGAGCCGGCGGGATGGTCGGCCGCTCGGACTGGGTGGGCGGGGCCGGCTGGGCGGCCGGCGGCGCCGTGACCGCGGGCGCCGGCTCGGGCGGCGTGGTGCTGGCCAGAGCGGGCACGGTGACGGCCGCACCGGCGGCGAGCAGCAGGGCTCCGGCCCCGAGCACGATTCGAGTACGCAATTCGGCTCCTAGTCAACGGAAGCCGCCGGGGTGCGGCGGCACTTGCACAGTCAGACATGCGCCGCCGCACCTCCCGGGTTGCATCGGATTTTCTAGCTGTTGAGCGCGGACATCTTGAGCCACTGGTCCCAGGAGTAGGTCCAGTCGTGGTAAGCGCCGTCCTTCGGGCCGAGCTGCTGCGTGCTGCCCTCGATCTCGACCGGATCGCCGGTGAGCGCGCTGTCGTAGTACTCCTTGGCGTTCTCCACCGACATGTTCAGGCAGCCGTGGGAGACGTTCTTCCGGCCCTGGTCGCCGACCGACCACGGGGCGGCGTGGGTGAACTCGCCGTTGTTCGAGATGCGCACCGCCCAGTTGACCTTGAAGTTCTCGTAGTCGTAGCGGGCGTTGTTCATGAAGTACGTGTCGTGCTTGCTCATCACCACGTGCGTGCCGCTCTTGGTGACGCGGCCCGGATCGCTGTCCAGCCCGTAGCTGACCGGGTAGTCGGCCACCTGCTGGCCGTCGCGGATCACCTGCATGCGGTGGGTCTGGGTGTTGCCCTTGACGATCTGCGAGCGCCCGATCTTGAACGAGGCGCTGACGTTGTCCTTGCCGTACACGCCGTTCGCCAGCTTCACGCCGTACAGCTTGGCGTTGACCTTCACCTCGGTGTTCGGCTGCCAGTAGCCCTTCGGCCGCCAGTGCACCGCGGTGTCGTTTTCCAGCCAGGCCCAGGATCCCTCGGTCTTCGGCGTGGTCTCCACCGTAAGCGCGCGCTCGACCGCGGCCTTGTCGGTGACCTTCTGGTCGGGGAAGGTCACGCTGATCGGCATCGCGATGCCGTAGGTCTGACCGTCGCCGACGTTGAGCTGGCCGTGCTGCTGGCGCTTCGGCGTCACCGTGGTGAACGCGCCGCCGACCGGCGCCTTCGAGCCGTCGGTGCCGACCGCGGTGCCGCCCCAGGTGTAGGTCTTGCCGTAGCCGAGCGGTTCGGTGGTGGTCCAGCTGCGGTTGTCCGGCGCGGGCTGCCCGGCCACCTGCTTGCCGTCCGGATTGGTCAGCGTGACCTGCTCCAGCGTGCCGTCGGTGACGGTCACCTGTACCGGTTCGCCCGGCGAGACCTCCTTGGCCCCGGCCGCGGGCTGCACCGCGACCTTCGCCGGGCCGGCCGGGGCCGGCTGGCCCCCGTCGGTGCCCGCCGCGTTGTTCCCGGTTTCCCCGGTGCAGGCGCTCAGCCCCAGCGCCG
Proteins encoded:
- a CDS encoding tetratricopeptide repeat protein is translated as MSEEPRRPRHAAPDEPGGGWTEPPADDDQGTGWRLSPDVLGGGDQVAEADRTVHQPNRRPAQEQPTVQDMRPVQRSTQAPAASSGTPASSGTPASPGQSASSGQSASQGRAASRGQADSQGAPASPDQRGQAASAGQRGQSAQQGPSSPPQGLPAQGPSSQPFPAQGRAGQQQSGYAQGPSSQPAQQAGRVPQAGQPQGVRPGQVPRRQPPSQPQAAEAQPTSVLAAPAPATQSITPPPPMPEPSGPMQLPDPGTESVLPPSSSDGMSPGTGTGRGTGTGTGTGTGPHTGSGAFPGTSRRTGSRTSRRGRLGAGLVDVPQVPYRDPASAVLTDPMVSEEKRFCGNCSAKVGRGKDGQPGSPEGVCAKCGNAFSFKPKLRPHEIVGGQYEVLGALAYGGLGWIYLAQDHNVSDRWVVLKGLIDTGDATAMAAAVNETRFLAEVEHPNIVKIYNFVQHPDSVTGNSVGYIVMEYIGGQSLRQLALAHHRTAGRAEPLPIGQVIAYGLEILPAMGYLHSQNLLYCDLKPDNVIQTHEQLKLIDMGAVRRMDDYESPLFFTTGYSAPELATHGASVASDLYTVGRTLAVLSFEFTGYTNKYKSTLPPVDQVPLFALFGSYHRFLKRSTHADPDRRFLSAEEMGDQLTGVLREIMAMGTGKPRPGASTVFGPETRSFGVDMDVPEAGRPVPLPSPDDVVGGLPVPQVDTDDPAAGVLATTAAADPREAIEALVNAPHNSIEVRLRIVRARIELGELAEANRQLQAAQYLAVKNGFPHDWRIDWYRGLIELAGGRPRVAQVAFDAVYDELPGEIAPKLALAISAEANGDPFGASRFYELVWKTDHSYVSAAFGLARVYLAQGARAGAIEVLESVSSSSSHYIAAQVAAIKIKTRPNRESGVASDRDLLDAGARIERLSLDAERRTRLSAEVLEAAYGFVRAGAAKPETHRGLKVLGCELASERELRFGLERCYRTLARLVSTTDQRIALVDKANAIRPRTLT
- a CDS encoding metallophosphoesterase — protein: MFLLVVGGGLALLHIYIWKRLVRDTTSPGLVRRVAAVALILLVAFMIAAFVFGTRSDPAVAQWFAWPGYLWLALFYYLMLATLVLEVPRLFLRKWAKSEEPIAGVSRRVFLARGTAAIAGAAAVGIVGYGTSVAMGGPTVSQVPITLRRLDPRASGFRIALISDVHLGPLLGRSFTQRVVDLVNEQRPDAVAIVGDLVDGTVEHLAEAAEPLRELRSTHGTFFVTGNHEYYSGYTEWVDHVPTLGIRPLRNERVPITHNGGTFDLAGVNDATAYQWQDDADVGKALQGRDPSRAVVLLAHQPVDVADAVAHDVDLQLSGHTHGGQITPFELLVSLQQGAVAGLSQHGNTQLYVTRGAGFWGPPVRVGAPPDVTIVELRAL
- a CDS encoding PaaI family thioesterase, with the translated sequence MTKSPQPWPPVETEPAVPHPQAPPAGTKLGMHYEHCFGCGDQQDAGLRLRSTVGEGGTVTSQFLVTEAHQGAPGLAHGGLLACAFDEALGATVGHLLRRPAVTGKLETDFVKPVPVGSTLFIQAKLDGVAGRKIYVSADGRLDAEDGPIALRARGLFVQVGFEHFAKHAGEESVERLKASGRAAERDWDINP
- a CDS encoding MFS transporter is translated as MSDQAVGATDAAPREADPKQIRKAVAGSAMGNCIEWYDFGVFGFMPAILGQVFFNAGSTSEGALATFALLAVTFVIRPFGSVVLGPLGDKLGRQKVLALTVILMSGSTFVIGLLPSWETIGPAAAVLVILLRALQGFSAGGEYGGAATFIAEYAPDRKRGFLGSWLEFGTLVGFFLGAGTVTLATVLLGNEAMADWGWRIPFLLAGPLGLVGLYLRNKLEDTPVFQEIEKAKQVSKSPLKELLSKHWKSILHLIGLVILLNVGDWMMFGYIETYLKDVLKLEGHAPLLIVMAVILGMLAVIVPIGSLSDRIGRKPILITCCAGFLVVPIPAFTLMENSKTDTGVNALMLGGGLALFGLCLVLFLSVVASTLPAMFPTQVRYGAFSIGYNFSTAAFAGTAPYIVGSLVDSTGNTLWPAFYLMAAGAIAAIPILLLPETAGVSLRGIVSSRITRRGRAAAAK
- a CDS encoding SigE family RNA polymerase sigma factor; translation: MKRRTASTGPDSSYDDEFARFFGERAHQLRSTAYLLCGDWHHAEDITQAALLKLYLAWPKLERHDRLDAYARQVVTRTFLAERRRPWRRREQLTDLPPEQAGEPGGPEQRMLVLRALAAVPPKQRAVLVLRFWHDLSVEETAAALRCSTGNVKSQSARGLATLRDRLGPHFHELSLTSKGGST
- a CDS encoding Ig-like domain-containing protein; amino-acid sequence: MTLHFRRRALAGLALITALGLSACTGETGNNAAGTDGGQPAPAGPAKVAVQPAAGAKEVSPGEPVQVTVTDGTLEQVTLTNPDGKQVAGQPAPDNRSWTTTEPLGYGKTYTWGGTAVGTDGSKAPVGGAFTTVTPKRQQHGQLNVGDGQTYGIAMPISVTFPDQKVTDKAAVERALTVETTPKTEGSWAWLENDTAVHWRPKGYWQPNTEVKVNAKLYGVKLANGVYGKDNVSASFKIGRSQIVKGNTQTHRMQVIRDGQQVADYPVSYGLDSDPGRVTKSGTHVVMSKHDTYFMNNARYDYENFKVNWAVRISNNGEFTHAAPWSVGDQGRKNVSHGCLNMSVENAKEYYDSALTGDPVEIEGSTQQLGPKDGAYHDWTYSWDQWLKMSALNS